The following nucleotide sequence is from Anatilimnocola floriformis.
TGGTCGCGCAGGTCGTTCAACGGCCCCGTGCGATCGCGATCCGGCTTCGGGCGGTCGGCTGCGTCTTTGGGATCCTTCTTATCGCGGATGTCGTTCAGCGGGCCAGGACGGTCGCGGCTGTCCTTCGGCGCTTCACGCGGCGGCACCGTGCCATCGGATTCACGAGCACCGGCTGGGCCCTTGTTCTCGGCACGGGGCGTGGCGGGTCGATCTTCACGATTCGGTCGGTCATCGCGCCCCGTCCGCTCTTCGCGAGTGGGCTTATCGTTGGCCTTGTCGGCCGGCTTATCGCTAGCCTTGTCATTGGGCTGATCGTCGCCAATCGGCGGCTTGAGCAAGCGGACGCGATCGCCACCGCGATTATCATCGCCACGAGCAACCTTTTCGGCTTCTTGCTTCATCCGGTTCTGACGATAGGAATCGAGGTCCTTCAGCTGCTGACCAGCCGATTGACGGGTCTTGTCGTCGATATCGCGGAACTTCAGGTCGTGCCCCTTGAGCTTGCTGTAGTCTTGCAGCGAGTTCACCAGGAACGGATTGTTGTTGGTCTTGCCATTGCCATCGCGGTAATCTCGCCAGGCGGCGAAGTCGCGCGGCGGCCGACCCTTTTCGTTGTCGCGCAGGTCGTGATAACGATCCTGCACCTGGCGATCCCAGTTGCGGTCGTTGCGGTTCTGCCAGCGATAGAACGAGTAGATCGAGTCGAAGCCATGCCGGCTGTCGTTGAAGGCGAAGTACGGCAGGATGCCATGGCCACGATAGCTCGAGGCATAGTAATCGCCGTAGTAGTAGTGGCGATAGTTCGGGCGGAGGAACAAGTTATCGAGCAGGCCGGCCGAGTTCACGATCATGCGCGGCGTGTAAACATAGTTGCCTGGCACGTTGCGGAAATAAACGGGCGTGAACAACACACCGCGTTGCGGCGGCAGGAAGTCCCAGTAACCGCTGACGTACAGATATCCACGCGGCGTGTAGACGTAATGAGCGTTCGTCCACAACCAGCGCGAATTACCCTGCGACCAATAGCCGGCCCGCCAGGAATACTTGTTTTGCTGCCAGACCCACGTACCAGGGATCCAGATTTCGTTGCCGGTCGGTGCGGGTGAGCTCGGCCCAGCGTCGACGGTGTCGGGAGGCGCCGGCAAGTATTCGACCTCTTCCGTTCGCAGGTCGGCCCAGTAGCCGGAGACCCATTGGTAACCGTCGGTTACCTTGGCCCAGTAGCCCGGCACCCATTCGCGGCCTGGCGGCATTGCACGCCAAATGCCGCTGATCCAAATGAAATCCTGACGGTCATCATCCCAGCCCCAGTATCCAGGGATCCAGGCGACGTCGTCGCCCGAGGGCCGCTGAGCCGGCGGGATCTCGTCGATCGCGGCTGGCGGTTCTTTTTTGATGGTCAAGCCGTTCTCAGCGGCGGGCGTCACTGCTTGCGCGAACGCTTCGTGCACCGGCCCGCGAGTGAGCGGTTCGGCTTCATCGCCAAGGCGCGGCGCTTTGTCGGCGGCTGCGGCTGGAACGGGCTCGCGCGGCAACTCTTCCTGAGCCAGCAAGCTGTTTGACAGCCAGCTGCTCAAGCCGATGGCGGCGGCGGAAAATAGGAATCGTTTCATCGGGACCTCCCTCAATAAAATTCACGGGACGTCACGCATAGAACATCCCCCGCCTCTGAGAAAGCAAGTGATATGCCGCAGCCGAGCGACGATCTTGCACGTCACCGCAAGCCGTGAACTGCCATGGGCTTGTATCTTGAGCCGAAAATCTCGCAATACGCAGATTGCAGGCCGGACGTGCGGCGGTCATCCACATCGGCTGCTGCGCGACCGCTACCCGTTGGCCAAGGAACGGACAGCCTGCACGCGGTCGGTTACACTCTGATTCTGCAAATTCCGCACAGCCGCCCTAACCGATTACTCGTCATGAAAATCCTGCTGATGATCACCTGCCTGGGCGACGTCGTGCGGCCTGCGGCAGGCATGGCAACTGTCAGACTGCTGCGACGTCTGGGGCATGAAGTGGAGTTTCGCAGCGCGCAAACCTGCTGTGGTCAGCCGATGTACAACAGCGGCTTTGCTGATCTGGCGCGGGAGCAGGCGAAGCACACGATCGAAGTTTTCCAAGGCGACGACGTGGTCGTCGTGCCGAGCGGCAGTTGCGCCGCGATGGTCAAGGTCGAGTATCCGCACCTGCTCGAGCACGACGAAAAATGGCACGCCGCGGCTCAGCAACTTGCGGCCCGCACGTTTGAACTCAGCGACTTCCTGGTGAATCAGCTGAAGGTGACCGACGTTGGCGCGAAGTACACCGGCAAGGTCGCCTATCACTTCGCCTGTCACTTGCGAATGCTGAAGCAAACGACCGAGGTCGAAACATTGATTCAAAACGTGCAAGGCGCGGAACTCATGCCGCTCCACCATCAGGACCAATGCTGCGGCTTTGGTGGTTCTTTCGCCGTCCGCTATCCGGGCGTGAGCGGCAACATGGTCGACGACAAAATGAAATGCGTCCTCGCCACCGGCGCCGATTGCCTCGTTTCGACCGATGCCGGCTGCCTGATGAATATCGGCGGACGGTTGCATCGCGAAGGGAAAACGATCGAAGTGCTGCACTTGGCCGAATTGCTCGAACGGCGATAAGGCGAGCCAGGCTCGCTATTTCACTTCCAGCATTCGCGCCAAGGCGACCAGGCTTTCCGTTTTCGTTTGCTCGTCAACCTCGATGATGTTGACCGGTTCGCCGGCGGCGAGCCGTTCGAGGCTCCAGCAAAGATGAGCGAGGTCGATGCGGTACATCGTCGCGCACATACAGACCACCGGCGAGAGAAAGTGAATCTCCTGCTCAGGATGTTCGTGCTTGAGGCGGTTCACCAAGTGGAGCTCGGTGCCGATGGCCCACTTCGTTCCCGGGGCTGCTTTTTCGACGACGTCGATGATCTTGCTAGTGCTGCCGCTGATATCGGCGATATCGTTCACTTCCTGGGGGCATTCAGGATGGACGAGAATCTTGATACCTGGATGATGCTTGCGAAATAGCGCCACGTGCTCGGCTTTGAACATCTGATGGACACTGCAGTGCCCCTTCCAGAGGACGACTTTGCTGCGGCGGATGGCGTCTTCGCTGTTGCCGCCGAGTTCGGGCTCATACGGATCCCAGACCGGCATCTGATCGTTGGTGATGCCCATTTGCAGCGCGGTATTGCGCCCGAGATGCTGATCGGGAAAGAAGAAAACGCGGCTGGTTCGCTTGTAAGCCCATTCGAGCACTGCGCGGGCGTTGCTGCTGGTGCATACGATGCCGCCATGACGACCGCAGAAGGCTTTGAGGCTGGCGGCGCTGTTGATGTAAGTAACCGGCGTGATGTCGTTGGTATCGATCACTTCGCCCAGATCTTTCCAAGCCGCTTCGACCTGATCGATGGCGGCCATGTCTGCCATCGAGCAGCCGGCGCCAAGATCGGGGAGGACCACCTTCACCCGTTCGCCCTTGCGCTCAGCGACCTTTTCGGGCCGATTGGCGAGTATGTCAGCCGTCTCGGCCATAAAGTGCACACCGCAGAAGACGATGTAGCGACAGTCGCTGCTGGCCGCGGCGAGTTGGCTGAGCTGGTACGAATCGCCGCGCAGATCGGAGTGAGCGATCACCTCATCCTGCTGATAGTGATGGCCGAGAATCAGCAGCCGCGGGCCAAACTCCTTCCGCACGGCTTCGATGCGCGCGGAGAGCTCTTCGTTGGAGAGGGACTTGTACGGCTTGAGCGATGCCGGCGAAAGCTTATCGAGCCGGGCTTGGATGAGTGTTTCCATCGGTTCATTATAACGCCGAACTCGCCGCGCACGAAGTCTGCGCAGCAGGCGCCGGTGTCGCGTCCATTTCACGTACTGCGTGCGTAGCTCTTTTCCTACGGTTTGGTCGCGACTGGCGCACCGAAGGTCACCATGTTGCCGTCGGGATCGCGGACGACAAAATCGCGGAGCCCGTAGGGATAGTCCTTCGGCTCGGCATCGACCCGCGCGCCGCGGCTGGTGATTTCGGCGAAGTAAGCGTCAACCTCGTCGCAAAAAATGTAGACCGCGCCGGAGCCAGGAGTTCCAGCGTTGGGATTCCCCTGCTGCGACAAATGAATCCGGCAGACGTCGCGTTCGATCCCCGCGTAATTGCCGAAACGGAAGTCCTCGCGAAAGCCCAGGACGTCGACATAGTAGCGAAGTGCTGCCTCGAGATTGCTGACGGTCACGACGGCAGCAAAGCTGTTGATGTGCATGGAGTTCTTTCTCATCAGCTAATCGTAACCATTCACGCCAGCGACGCTAACGCGGCGAGCGACGGAATGGCGAGGCTTCCGCCGCGCGGTGGAGCGGCCAACAATTTCTGGAACAACGTGAACACCCCCCTTTCATACCCCCAGAATATAACAGGTGATGCGAAAAGTTATTTCATCCACAAGTCGTTTCCAGGCCAGACTTAAGAGCAAAAGTCGGCCGCAATATCGGGTCTCGAATATCACACTTTATCACCATCAAACGGCGCGGTCGCACTGAGTTTGAACAGGTCCAGATTATGCCTGCTCGTTTCACTTCCACATCCGTCCGTCGACTAACTAGCGTAAACGTGGACCTACCACCCAGCACCACAAAGACACACCAGCGCGGACAACTTAGGTCCGGCATAAATCCGCCATCCGCGATGGCTAATCAGGGTGCGCAGTAGCCAGAATTCGACGTTCATCAATGCTCAATGCCGGAAGATGAATTCTTTGCTGTTCAACAGCGCCCAGGCGAGGTCTTGCAGACCAGCGAAGCGGTTCTCGCGCTGAGCGAGCAGCGTTTTGGCAGCGGCGAGTTCAGCCGATGTTGGCTGACGGAGCAGCGCGACGAAGTAGAGCTCGGCGACAATTTCGTCGGTCGACTTTTCGGAGTTGGCGAGTTTGGCGAGTCGGTTGTTTTGATCGGCCAAGCGTTCTTCGAGGCCCTGATCGCCGAGCAGCACGAAGGCTTGCTTGAGGGTCGTTTCGCCGCTCCGTTCGCATTCGCAGGCCAGCAAGCGATCGGGCTTGCCGAAGGTTTTTAAGAAGCGATCTGCCGTCGAGGGCTTTTTGTCGCGGGCGCGCTCCCGTTCGACGCCGCGCAGCTGACCCGCTCGCGTACCGAGCGGGTAACCATTGAAATCGGCGGCAACACCCAAGACCTGGCACTGAGCGTCGAGCAGTTTCTCGGCCGACAGCCGTTGCGGCAGTGTGCGGGAAAAGTTGCGGGCATCCTGGCCGTTGCTCAGGTTGGGTGAACTCGAGAATTGATAGACCTGGCTGGTAATGATTTCGCGAATCAGCGCTCGCAGATCGAACTCGGAAGCGATCAAATCGTCGGTCAGTTGCGCGAGCAACTGTGGATGAACGGCGGGGTTGGTGCTGCGGAAGTCATCGATCGGCTCGACCAGGCCGCGGCCCAGCAGGTGATACCAAATGAGATTGGCCTGATTTTCGGCAAAGCGTTTGTTATCGGCCGAGGTCAGCCAGTCACCCAGCGCGGCGAGACGTTCGTCTTCGCTGTTCAGCGGTTGCTTCGCGCCGAGTAACTTCGGCTGGGCGTCTTTGCCGGTGCGAGCATTCTTCACTTCGCCGTCGTCTTTAAGCTTCACGATCTGCTGACCGACGAACTCGTTCTTGTCGAACTTGTCCTTCCGCTTGTTGTCTTGAACTTCGTAATCGATACGAGCAAACACGCCGGACCAGTTGTAGTAGTCGTCCTGCGTCCAGGCATCGAACGGATGATTGTGGCAGCGAGCGCACTGCAACCGCACACCGAGAAACAGCCGCGCCGTGGTTTCGCCGCGAGTGAAGGGATCGCGCATCGCGCGATAATAATTGGCCGGCGGATTTTCGTACGTGCCGCCCGTGGCCGTGACGAGCTCGCGCACGACCTGACTCAGCGGCGTATTGCGGGAGAAATTCTTCTTTAGCCAGGCGTAGAAAACGTCGACGCCGCGGGTATCGAGCACCTTCTCTTCATTGCGGAGCAGATCGGACCATTTCAGCGCCCATTGTTCGGCAAACTCAGGCCGTGTGAGCAGGCGGTCGATGAGTTGCTCTCGCTTGTCCGGCGCGGCGTCGCTGAAAAACGTCTGCGCCTCGTCGGGCGTCGGCAGCACGCCGAGCAAATCGAGGTGGGCACGGCGCAGATAAGTGGCATCGTCGCAGGGCTCGGAGGGAGTGAGTTGCAACGTTTGCAGCCGTTGGTAGATCAGTTCATCCAACCGGTTGGCTGCGGGCGTCGCTTGCCAGGTGATGGCAGGCGAAGAAGGGAGAAAGGCAATCCGGACGGGAACTTGCTGCTGGAGATAGCGGACCAGAATGGTTGTTTCGCCGAGGGCGAGCTTCTTGACGACGCCCAACGGATCAACCTTGGCCAGGTTGTCGGTCAGTTCGAACACCGCCAACTGGCGAACATCGCGCCGGCTGCCATCGGCGAAGACGGCGTGTACTTCGAGCGCTTGTGAATCAGCGGGAGCGACAACGACCGTTTCGCTGGGAGTAACTTCCAGGCGAACGAGCTTGGGTTCTTTGCGGATCGGAGCGGGCGCGCCGGCGGCAATCCAATCGTGTAGCACGCGATACTCGTTCGAGTCGCGATGAAAACGGACGCCCCCTTGGTGAGCCAATTGGCCGACGGGCTTTTGCAGAATCAAACTGGCCGCTGGATCCTGCAGATTGACGCGCCGTTGTTCGAGCTGACGGACCAGCGTTTGATAATCGGCGGCCGGATCTTCGCCGCGGAGCGAAAGTTTCAAGCCACCTTTGCCATTGAGGTTGCCGTGGCACGCGCCCAGATTGCAGCCGGCGCGCGACAGGACCGCCATCACGTCGCGGCGAAATGAGGGAACGCTCTCGTCGGCCTGGCCGGACGACCAAGTCAGTGTGCACAGCAGCGCTACCAGCAGGCAGGAGCGCGCGCGAAGCAAGCTGGCGAACAGAGCGTCCATGGTTGGCCGGCGGGGAGGGAAAGAGGGTGGGCCTACAGCCTTTGCAGTATCGGCCAAAGAGGGCGAGATTGCAAACTCTTCGTGGTACGCGCTGCTGGGCCGGACCAGCTCCGGCCTACGCAAAGTTGATTCTAGTCCAGCAGTTCGGCGTCGGGCTTGATGGCTACATACCACTCGCGCCAACGGCTGCGGAGGGTGGCGAGCTTTTCCTTGGTGGGCGTATCGAGTTCCACCACGCCTTGCAGTTTTCGGCTGATGAACCGCAGGCCACGATCGGCTTCGCGAATGACGCGGACATCGGGATCGCTCAGCGCGTAGAGCAGCACCGGAACGTTATCAAGATCGCGAACCTTAGCGATCGATCGTACAGCGACGATTCGTGTTTCGTACGACTCGTGCGAGACCATCGCTCGCAGCTTGGTGATCTGTCCCGTGCGGCGGGAAAGGTCGGCGTCGAGCGCGATGACGCTTTTGTCGTCAGCCATTGCGCGCACATCGGCATTGTCTGGGTCATCGAGAATGCTGAGCAAGTCATCGATATTGCCGGTCAGCGGCGCGCTAACGAGCTTGCCGTTCCGTTCTTTCAGATCTTTGACGTCTGGTGGTAAACCCATGCCGCCGAGAAGAATGCCTTCGCCGAGCGCCTCGGCGCGCTTGATGGCTTTCTTCGTGCTGCGCGAAAGAACGAGGACGGAAAACGCGGTTGCGGCGACGGGGGTGTCGCCACCGTCCCAGGAACCGTCGGGCTTAACTGTCTTCTTGAGATTCTCGAAGATATCGTTGAACCACTTGGGTTCTTCGACGGCGTTGTCTTCGAGAACTTCGCGGAAGCTGGCATAGCGCTCGTAGGCGTAGAACGCGTAATGTTTCCATTCCGCAGGAGGCTCGACCGTGAAGTTCTTTTCTATCCACCCGTTGCCGTCGCGCAGCACGTTATTCAAGGCGGCAGTATCCACGCCTTGAATGGGACGCCGCCGCGTGACTGACGGGCCTGTTTTCTTTTCGCCCCCGACGGCTTGCAGTGCGCCGGGCGTTTTCTTCGGCGGGGGATCTTTAGCGCCACCCGCGGTGCCCTTTGGATTTTCACCGGGTAGCAGGACCAGCTCCTTCAGAATGTACAGCGAACCGGCAGCCGCGGAGCTTAGCGACAGCGTCAGTGGTAACTGCGCCGCGCGCTGACTTCCCGTGGGTAAGTTAGCGTGATAACCCCAGGCGCCGGTTGGGTCCTGCGTACGAATCAACCAGTTCATGGCATTGGTGATGTGCGGCAGCGGAACGTCATAACCATGTCGATCAGCGATCCACATTGCCAGCACGCCGTATTGCGTTTGAGAGGTATCGCCCAAGGGGCTGCCGTCATAGGTCCAGGCCCCAATTGGCAGCTGCCGCTTCAGCAGTTCGGCCAACATCCGCTGGATCTGTGGTCGATGCGCTTCATCTTCGGTTTCGCACAGAAAGATGATCATCAGGGCCAGGTTATAGTTGTCGCATTGGACAGGGGCGGCAAAGGGATGGGCCTGACAGGCCGCCACGGCTTCCTTGATCTTGCCGAAGTTGGCGTCCCGTCCATTCTTCTTGAACGCCAACGCAATCAGGCACTTGCCGCCGACCTTTTCGTGCGTTTCTTTTGCCAGAAACGACAACGCCTTTTCGATCAGCGCCTTCACTTCTGGGCTTTCGGGCGTAACTGCTGCCGCCGATGGAACAATCGATGCGCAGAATAGCGCAATCAATAGCGGCGCGACAATCTGCAGCGGGGCATGCAACCGCGGCATACGGCAACTCGTCATAATGTCGCCCCCAACACAGAAATTGGGGACAAGATGAAATCTGGCGAAACGAACACCTACACAAGCGATGCTAATGAGGTGCGGGGACACAGTCAAGCTCGGCAGGCAAGTGGTACGGTTTATTGGAATTATCCGGCGCCATTTTCCCCGGCGCTCGCCCCGCGGCGGCAACTTGCAACTCGGTTCTCCTGTGCGACAATCCAGCGATGATTATTCCTCGTTTTACGATCAAGCTCCTGTTGCTAGCCACCGCCATCGCAGCCGTCTTGGCGCTTGTGCTGCGCTCGGCCGTGGTTTGGCAGCAGCCCTGGGCGATTGCCCTGTGCACGCTGCTGGGCGGCGTGCTGCTGGTGTTCTTTCTGTTCGTCGTGTTTTGGGGCCTGGCCTGGGGCTGGGATCAAACGTTGGGGCAGGCGTTTCGTCCGCCGCCTCCCACGGGTGGAAATCCTTTCGCTTCGGCGGGGCTGCCGCGGCAGGTGATTCCGCCGAATCATATGGATGCCTGAACGAGATTCTTTTGCGCGGCTGGAGTGCTGGTCTTAACTTGGAGTGATCGATGCGAAACCCGCCGTGGCTGATGCCTTGCTGCCTGGTCCCGTGCCTGGTGTGGCTGATGTCGTCGCTCGCCAGCGCCGGCAGCGGCAGTCTCAGCCGGTTGCCGCCGCCGGGCACTCTCAATACCAGCGGCGTGCAAATGCTGGTCGATTCGCGCTGGGTCGATGCCAACGGCTACCGGCCGGTTCGCGTGGAGATTTTTCCGCTCAAATCGCCCGCACCGGCCGATCGGCAGTTTCGCGTCGTGGTCAAGCCACAGAGTTATATGGGAAGCTCACGCGACGCTGTTTCGCAGATCGTGGAGCTTGAGCAAGGCGCCTTGAGCGCAAAAGCCAGCATTCCCGTGCCGCAGGATCTTCCCTGGCATTCGATCATTATCGAAGTATATGAGGATGGCCAACTGCACGACGACCTGTCGGGCGATCCTTTGAATTGGCCGCGGGGCAACTATTGGAATTGGAACGAAGCGACCCCCTGCATCCTGGCCGTCGATTCGCGCGCGCCAAAGCTGGGAGAGCGCGAAAGTCTGCTGCAGGTGTATCAGGGGCAAAGTGAGAGCGCGGCGAAAAAACTTTACGACGAAAAACTCCCCGACATTCGCAACTTGATCCGGCGATTTCCAGACAACCAATTCACCGGGCAATTCGTCCCCGAAGAAGAATCGCGCAAGACATACGTCCTGAAGATTTTCGACGAACTAAAGGACACGGTTAAATCTGACTACCTGCATCCCGCTGAGTTGCCCGAGCGTTGGATCGAGTTGTCTTCGTTCGACTTGATCATCTTTTCGCTGCAAGATCTGACCGATCTGGCGAAGCAACGGCCAAAGACCCTGCGGGCGATTGCCGATTGGGTGCGGGCGGGGCAAACGCTGATTGTCTACAACACGGGCAAAGAGTTCAAAGACCTCGCGCAGTTGGAAGAAGTATTGCAGCTGCCGCCGCGGCCCAGCGCGGAAACAGCCAAGTTCCGCGGCTGGCGGGAGCCGCACAAGAGAAATCGTGGTGACGAACTTCGCACCTTGATGAGCGATGGCCGCTACAATCGCCGGGCGTATACGATGCCAACGCCAGTGGCTACTCAAGGCGCGACGACCGAAGAACCAGGCGGCAGTGTCGACAAGAACTGGGCGTTTGTCATCCGCCCAGCCGGCCTGGGAAACGTGATGGCCTTTGCCGACGATCCCTTTCCCGGCAACAAACGCGATTGGAACTGGGCACTTAATTCTCTGCCGGGCGATAGCTGGAATCCCACGCAGCGAACCGGTTCTTCGCAGCAACAGCGGAACGAAGACTTCTGGAATTTCCTGATTCCCGGC
It contains:
- a CDS encoding (Fe-S)-binding protein, coding for MKILLMITCLGDVVRPAAGMATVRLLRRLGHEVEFRSAQTCCGQPMYNSGFADLAREQAKHTIEVFQGDDVVVVPSGSCAAMVKVEYPHLLEHDEKWHAAAQQLAARTFELSDFLVNQLKVTDVGAKYTGKVAYHFACHLRMLKQTTEVETLIQNVQGAELMPLHHQDQCCGFGGSFAVRYPGVSGNMVDDKMKCVLATGADCLVSTDAGCLMNIGGRLHREGKTIEVLHLAELLERR
- the nadA gene encoding quinolinate synthase NadA, whose product is METLIQARLDKLSPASLKPYKSLSNEELSARIEAVRKEFGPRLLILGHHYQQDEVIAHSDLRGDSYQLSQLAAASSDCRYIVFCGVHFMAETADILANRPEKVAERKGERVKVVLPDLGAGCSMADMAAIDQVEAAWKDLGEVIDTNDITPVTYINSAASLKAFCGRHGGIVCTSSNARAVLEWAYKRTSRVFFFPDQHLGRNTALQMGITNDQMPVWDPYEPELGGNSEDAIRRSKVVLWKGHCSVHQMFKAEHVALFRKHHPGIKILVHPECPQEVNDIADISGSTSKIIDVVEKAAPGTKWAIGTELHLVNRLKHEHPEQEIHFLSPVVCMCATMYRIDLAHLCWSLERLAAGEPVNIIEVDEQTKTESLVALARMLEVK
- a CDS encoding glyoxalase superfamily protein, whose product is MRKNSMHINSFAAVVTVSNLEAALRYYVDVLGFREDFRFGNYAGIERDVCRIHLSQQGNPNAGTPGSGAVYIFCDEVDAYFAEITSRGARVDAEPKDYPYGLRDFVVRDPDGNMVTFGAPVATKP
- a CDS encoding DUF1549 and DUF1553 domain-containing protein; this translates as MDALFASLLRARSCLLVALLCTLTWSSGQADESVPSFRRDVMAVLSRAGCNLGACHGNLNGKGGLKLSLRGEDPAADYQTLVRQLEQRRVNLQDPAASLILQKPVGQLAHQGGVRFHRDSNEYRVLHDWIAAGAPAPIRKEPKLVRLEVTPSETVVVAPADSQALEVHAVFADGSRRDVRQLAVFELTDNLAKVDPLGVVKKLALGETTILVRYLQQQVPVRIAFLPSSPAITWQATPAANRLDELIYQRLQTLQLTPSEPCDDATYLRRAHLDLLGVLPTPDEAQTFFSDAAPDKREQLIDRLLTRPEFAEQWALKWSDLLRNEEKVLDTRGVDVFYAWLKKNFSRNTPLSQVVRELVTATGGTYENPPANYYRAMRDPFTRGETTARLFLGVRLQCARCHNHPFDAWTQDDYYNWSGVFARIDYEVQDNKRKDKFDKNEFVGQQIVKLKDDGEVKNARTGKDAQPKLLGAKQPLNSEDERLAALGDWLTSADNKRFAENQANLIWYHLLGRGLVEPIDDFRSTNPAVHPQLLAQLTDDLIASEFDLRALIREIITSQVYQFSSSPNLSNGQDARNFSRTLPQRLSAEKLLDAQCQVLGVAADFNGYPLGTRAGQLRGVERERARDKKPSTADRFLKTFGKPDRLLACECERSGETTLKQAFVLLGDQGLEERLADQNNRLAKLANSEKSTDEIVAELYFVALLRQPTSAELAAAKTLLAQRENRFAGLQDLAWALLNSKEFIFRH
- a CDS encoding tripartite tricarboxylate transporter TctB family protein, which translates into the protein MRNPPWLMPCCLVPCLVWLMSSLASAGSGSLSRLPPPGTLNTSGVQMLVDSRWVDANGYRPVRVEIFPLKSPAPADRQFRVVVKPQSYMGSSRDAVSQIVELEQGALSAKASIPVPQDLPWHSIIIEVYEDGQLHDDLSGDPLNWPRGNYWNWNEATPCILAVDSRAPKLGERESLLQVYQGQSESAAKKLYDEKLPDIRNLIRRFPDNQFTGQFVPEEESRKTYVLKIFDELKDTVKSDYLHPAELPERWIELSSFDLIIFSLQDLTDLAKQRPKTLRAIADWVRAGQTLIVYNTGKEFKDLAQLEEVLQLPPRPSAETAKFRGWREPHKRNRGDELRTLMSDGRYNRRAYTMPTPVATQGATTEEPGGSVDKNWAFVIRPAGLGNVMAFADDPFPGNKRDWNWALNSLPGDSWNPTQRTGSSQQQRNEDFWNFLIPGIGQAPVLSFLVFITLFVVIIGPVNYYVLQARRRLYMLLVTVPVGAFLVTLGLFVYAMFTDGLGVKSRVRSYTALDQRAGVAATTSRQAYYASMAPSRGLMFQDDTVVLPFLHEPTFRNGQRSMHRAVSWSEHEQQLRSGYLSSRTLSQLLVTKSAATTAALKIGVAKGDKLTVTNNLETKVDYLLVKDEDGTYFVGKNVKPGEAELTKIDPDAASTELGRRLNEFRPAFPDGYDENLHDTNIDLFSFGSRYYNRWGNSQTSQAQSLLERNLVRFANLSRQPLEPKSYVALAATNPFVPMGTTTRQYGSLHVIEGNY